In one Brassica oleracea var. oleracea cultivar TO1000 chromosome C9, BOL, whole genome shotgun sequence genomic region, the following are encoded:
- the LOC106315696 gene encoding exosome complex component RRP43 translates to MGLPDSSQDLSTEMDVDAYRRLFPLRFFERHLSESLRPDGRPLGKARDTIVNLGLVSSADGSALAKIGSTTMLAAIRMEVMSPSTDSPDEGCIAVEFHMPPICSPTVRPGRPADEAPVISKRLSDIFSSCDMIDLKELCLVSGKAAWMGYLDIYCLDADGALFDAALLSAVAAFSNLQIPVVALNDNGRIVAINGEQEENASINEKEAVNKEKRKLTLKNIPFALTCILHKKYILADPTAEEESIMDTLVTVVLDSSDQIVSFNKSGGNALAGSSAIKSCVELARKRGKELKQILGEMDID, encoded by the exons ATGGGATTACCAGATTCGTCTCAAGACTTGTCGACAGAGATGGATGTGGATGCTTACAGAAGGCTCTTCCCTCTTCGTTTCTTCGAGCGCCATCTCTCTGAGTCTCTCCGACCTGATGGTAGACCACTTGGAAAAGCCAGAGACACCATTGTCAACCTTG GACTTGTTTCCTCCGCTGATGGCTCTGCTCTTGCCAAGATTGGTTCTACA ACTATGCTTGCTGCTATAAGAATGGAAGTTATGAGTCCTTCTACAGACTCCCCAGACGAAGGATGCATAG CTGTTGAGTTCCACATGCCTCCTATATGCTCTCCAACTGTTCGTCCTGGAAGACCAGCTGATGAAGCTCCTGTTATCTCCAAGCGTTTGTCTGATATTTTCTCAAG CTGTGATATGATTGACCTTAAAGAACTCTGCCTTGTTAGTGGAAAAGCTGCTTGGATGGGTTATCTG GACATATACTGTCTTGATGCTGATGGAGCTCTTTTCGATGCTGCTCTGCTCTCTGCCGTTGCTGCCTTTTCGAATT TGCAAATACCAGTTGTTGCTCTGAACGACAACGGAAGAATAGTTGCCATCAATGGAGAACAAGAGGAGAATGCATCGATCAACGAGAAGGAAGCAGTGAACAAGGAGAAGAGAAAGCTCACGCTCAAGAACATCCCTTTTGCTTTAACATGCATACTCCACAAGAAGTACATTCTAGCAGACCCAACAGCTGAAGAAGAATCGATCATGGACACTCTGGTGACTGTTGTTTTGGACTCTTCAGATCAGATTGTTTCTTTCAATAAATCAGGAGGAAACGCTCTCGCTGGTTCATCAGCCATCAAG AGCTGTGTGGAGTTAGCAAGGAAGAGAGGGAAGGAGCTTAAGCAGATACTGGGTGAGATGGATATCGACTGA
- the LOC106315678 gene encoding transcription factor EMB1444-like → MEEHLNPLAVTHLLQHTLRSLCIHENSQWVYAVFWRILPRNYPPPKWDGQGAYDRSRGNRRNWILVWEDGFCNFAASTGEVSSGECSGSGSTAYGHSDYQQYQGLQPELFFKMSHEIYNYGEGLIGKVAADHSHKWIYKEPNDQEINFLSAWQNSADSYPRTWEAQFQSGIKTIALISVREGVVQLGAVHKVIEDLSYVVMLRKKLSYIESIPGVLLPHPSSSGYPFINASPSDTWHFPGVAPPPPSQPEYHQQRIYHSDHHHHFLMGHHQQPMKITPSMSSLEALLSKLPSVVPSVTQAGYFPFHHSAKEEMSQEDQNGAFRVQRNDLVGEGSNDNDNINYNSNNDNYNYNNNCSNNNYDRE, encoded by the exons ATGGAAGAACATCTAAATCCATTAGCTGTGACTCATCTTCTTCAACACACACTAAGAAGCCTATGTATTCACGAGAATTCACAATGGGTTTATGCAGTTTTTTGGCGGATCTTGCCCAGAAACTATCCTCCTCCCAA ATGGGATGGTCAAGGAGCTTATGATAGATCAAGAGGGAACAGGAGAAACTG GATCTTGGTTTGGGAAGATGGGTTTTGCAACTTTGCAGCTTCTACTGGGGAAGTGAGCTCCGGCGAGTGTAGCGGAAGCGGTTCGACGGCTTACGGACATAGTGATTATCAACAATATCAAGGGCTTCAGCCTGAGTTGTTTTTCAAGATGTCCCATGAAATCTACAATTATGGAGAAGG GTTGATAGGAAAAGTGGCTGCAGATCACAGTCACAAGTGGATCTATAAAGAACCTAATGACCAAGAGATTAACTTCTTATCTGCGTGGCAAAATTCTGCTGACTCA TACCCTCGGACATGGGAAGCTCAGTTTCAATCTGGCATCAAG ACCATTGCCTTGATTTCTGTTCGAGAAGGTGTTGTCCAATTAGGAGCTGTTCACAAG GTGATAGAAGATTTAAGCTATGTTGTGATGCTAAGGAAAAAACTGAGCTATATAGAAAGCATCCCTGGAGTACTTCTTCCTCATCCTTCTTCTTCTGGTTACCCTTTTATCAACGCTTCTCCTTCTGACACTTGGCATTTCCCCGGAGTAGCTCCTCCTCCTCCGTCGCAGCCTGAGTACCACCAACAGCGTATCTACCACTCTGACCATCACCACCACTTCTTGATGGGCCACCACCAACAACCGATGAAAATAACGCCGTCGATGAGTAGCCTCGAGGCTCTTCTCTCGAAGCTTCCGTCGGTTGTACCTTCAGTGACGCAAGCGGGGTACTTCCCGTTTCACCACAGTGCTAAGGAAGAAATGAGTCAAGAAGATCAAAACGGCGCGTTTAGGGTTCAACGTAATGATTTGGTTGGTGAGGGTAGTAATGATAATGACAACATTAATTACAATAGTAATAATGATAATTATAATTATAACAATAATTGCAGCAATAATAATTACGACAGGGAATAA
- the LOC106314402 gene encoding uncharacterized protein LOC106314402, translating into MDYLFWRKNSIIGPEQDRDPYPWIIWYIWKARNEKLFRGIDRDPLDLVRHAESECHAWFDANEVVQLVAHDNINEEPQVVRLGNICLLDGSWTSSANFSGSGWAWMDSSGNTQLMGTRNLPRRESALHSEVEALRWAMENMLQYSNCQSFGTDCKELIAMVKDPQAWPSFSTELERIGTL; encoded by the coding sequence ATGGATTATCTATTCTGGAGGAAGAATAGTATCATTGGGCCAGAGCAAGATAGGGATCCATATCCCTGGATAATATGGTACATTTGGAAAGCTAGGAATGAAAAGCTCTTCAGGGGAATAGATAGAGATCCATTGGATCTAGTTAGACATGCAGAGAGTGAATGTCACGCTTGGTTTGATGCTAATGAAGTGGTACAACTTGTGGCACACGATAATATAAATGAGGAACCCCAAGTCGTACGCTTGGGAAATATTTGCTTGTTAGATGGATCTTGGACATCTTCTGCTAACTTTAGTGGAAGCGGATGGGCATGGATGGATAGTTCAGGGAACACTCAACTTATGGGAACAAGGAACCTTCCCCGACGCGAATCAGCCTTACACTCGGAAGTAGAAGCACTGCGGTGGGCGATGGAGAATATGCTACAATATTCGAACTGCCAAAGCTTTGGGACAGACTGTAAGGAACTAATTGCAATGGTAAAGGACCCTCAGGCGTGGCCAAGTTTTTCGACAGAATTAGAAAGGATAGGGACGCTATAG